One region of Yersinia bercovieri ATCC 43970 genomic DNA includes:
- the dnaX gene encoding DNA polymerase III subunit gamma/tau: MSYQALARKWRPQTFADVVGQQHVLTALANSLSLGRIHHAYLFSGTRGVGKTSIARLLAKGLNCETGITATPCGICANCLEIEQGRFVDLIEIDAASRTKVEDTRELLDNVQYAPARGRFKVYLIDEVHMLSRHSFNALLKTLEEPPAHVKFLLATTDPQKLPVTILSRCLQFHLKVIDVEVIRALLEKILQVEQISSDARALQLLARAADGSMRDALSLTDQAIAMGDGSITTATVSQMLGTLDDEQPLAIIEALVSADGARVMAQVEQGASRGVDWENLLVETLSLLHRIAMVQLLPSMLDNHYATIEPRLRELARTLPPADIQLYYQTLLVGRKELAYAPDRRMGVEMTLLRALAFHPKAVIAEPQIMPATTPMAAMDNSTPALQRDQHRQTVQAEPQQDAPPLGAAAPVSAQLPDSTAQLLQARTQLLRQSGTTTAKKSEPAAPGKARPANSALERLASVTERSQQRLAAKSTEEKRPAKKEAYRWTAQNQPEVSVEPIATPKAMRSALEHEKTPELSAKLAEEAMARDLWAAEIDKLQIPKLVQQLALNAFKEEIEPGNICLHLRSAQRHLNSPSAQKALAEALSELQGNAVTLSVVEDDNPAELTPLEWRQAIYEEKLAQARQSIIADNNIQTLRRFFDAELDEESIRPV, from the coding sequence ATGAGCTATCAGGCCCTTGCCCGTAAGTGGCGCCCCCAAACCTTTGCAGACGTCGTTGGTCAGCAGCATGTTCTGACGGCGCTAGCCAATAGCCTTTCGTTAGGGCGCATTCATCACGCCTATCTGTTCTCCGGCACCCGTGGTGTTGGCAAGACCTCTATCGCTCGGCTATTAGCCAAGGGCCTTAATTGCGAAACGGGTATTACCGCCACGCCGTGCGGCATTTGCGCTAACTGCCTCGAGATCGAACAGGGCCGTTTTGTTGATCTGATTGAGATAGATGCCGCCTCGCGGACGAAAGTAGAAGATACCCGAGAGCTGCTGGATAATGTGCAATATGCCCCAGCCCGTGGCCGCTTCAAGGTCTACTTGATCGATGAAGTGCACATGTTGTCGCGCCACAGTTTTAATGCGCTGCTAAAAACCCTTGAGGAGCCGCCAGCACATGTGAAATTCCTGCTGGCGACCACGGATCCGCAGAAGTTGCCGGTGACTATCCTCTCCCGCTGTCTGCAATTCCACCTCAAAGTGATCGATGTTGAAGTTATCCGTGCACTGCTCGAAAAGATCTTGCAGGTCGAGCAAATCAGCAGTGATGCACGCGCACTACAATTACTGGCGCGGGCTGCCGATGGCAGTATGCGTGATGCCCTTAGTCTGACGGATCAAGCCATTGCGATGGGTGATGGGAGCATTACGACAGCTACTGTCAGTCAAATGCTTGGCACGCTGGATGATGAGCAACCACTGGCGATAATTGAAGCTTTGGTCAGTGCCGATGGTGCGCGGGTGATGGCGCAGGTAGAGCAAGGAGCATCACGTGGTGTCGATTGGGAAAACTTACTGGTTGAAACCTTAAGTTTACTGCACCGCATTGCGATGGTGCAGTTGCTACCCTCTATGCTGGATAATCATTACGCGACGATCGAACCACGTTTACGCGAACTGGCCCGCACATTACCGCCTGCGGATATTCAGCTCTATTATCAAACCCTGCTGGTGGGCCGCAAAGAGCTGGCCTACGCACCGGATCGCCGCATGGGGGTTGAAATGACCCTATTGCGGGCGCTGGCTTTTCACCCTAAAGCAGTCATCGCTGAACCCCAGATCATGCCCGCCACGACGCCGATGGCCGCCATGGATAACAGTACGCCAGCCCTTCAGCGCGATCAACATAGGCAAACTGTTCAAGCTGAACCGCAGCAAGATGCCCCGCCACTCGGGGCTGCCGCGCCAGTGAGTGCTCAGTTACCCGACTCTACCGCGCAACTTCTTCAAGCGCGAACGCAGTTACTGCGACAGTCGGGGACGACCACCGCAAAAAAGAGTGAACCGGCAGCGCCAGGAAAAGCGCGGCCGGCAAACTCAGCACTTGAGCGCTTAGCTTCAGTGACTGAGCGCAGCCAGCAGCGCCTGGCCGCCAAATCAACGGAAGAGAAGAGACCGGCGAAGAAAGAAGCTTACCGCTGGACTGCACAGAATCAGCCTGAAGTCTCAGTTGAGCCTATAGCCACACCGAAAGCGATGCGTTCGGCGCTGGAACATGAAAAAACGCCAGAGCTTTCGGCGAAATTAGCCGAAGAGGCGATGGCGCGAGACCTCTGGGCGGCTGAGATAGATAAGCTACAAATTCCTAAATTGGTGCAGCAGCTTGCGCTGAATGCATTTAAAGAAGAAATAGAACCAGGTAATATTTGCCTTCACCTGCGTTCTGCTCAGCGCCACTTAAATTCGCCATCGGCGCAAAAGGCGTTGGCGGAGGCACTGAGTGAATTACAAGGTAACGCTGTTACACTTAGCGTTGTCGAAGATGATAATCCAGCGGAGCTTACCCCGTTGGAGTGGCGGCAGGCCATTTATGAAGAGAAACTGGCGCAAGCGCGTCAGTCAATTATTGCGGATAATAATATTCAGACACTGCGTCGTTTCTTCGACGCCGAACTGGATGAAGAGAGTATCCGGCCAGTTTAA
- a CDS encoding YbaB/EbfC family nucleoid-associated protein → MFGKGGIGNLMKQAQQMQEKMQQMQEEVAKLEVTGESGAGLVKVTINGAHNCRRVEIDPSLLVEDDKEMLEDLIAAALNDAARRIDETQKEKMASVSSGMQLPPGFKMPF, encoded by the coding sequence ATGTTTGGTAAAGGCGGTATTGGCAATTTAATGAAACAAGCCCAGCAGATGCAGGAAAAAATGCAGCAGATGCAGGAAGAAGTCGCCAAATTAGAAGTTACCGGTGAATCTGGCGCGGGCTTGGTAAAAGTGACCATTAATGGGGCGCATAACTGCCGCCGGGTTGAAATCGACCCAAGCCTGTTGGTTGAAGATGATAAAGAGATGCTGGAAGACTTGATTGCTGCCGCATTGAACGATGCTGCTCGCCGTATCGATGAAACGCAAAAAGAGAAAATGGCCTCTGTATCCAGTGGTATGCAGCTGCCACCAGGCTTTAAGATGCCGTTCTGA
- the hemH gene encoding ferrochelatase yields the protein MMQSKLGVLMVNLGTPDAPTSQAVKRYLAEFLSDRRVVDTSPLLWWPLLRGVILPIRSPRVAKLYQSVWMEDGSPLLVYSRRQQQALAARMPDIPVELGMSYGSPNLPDAIDKLLAQGVTKLVVLPLYPQYSCSTSAAVWDAVARILKGYRRLPSISFIRDYAEHPAYISALKQSVEHAFAQHGKPDRLVLSFHGIPKRYNQLGDDYPIRCEDTSRALRAELTLPPEQVMLTYQSRFGREPWLTPYTDETLKSLPAQGVEHIQVICPGFSADCLETLEEIKEQNREIFLHAGGKKFEYIPALNDDVGHIDLLEQLVRECL from the coding sequence ATGATGCAAAGTAAGCTCGGTGTACTGATGGTTAATCTGGGGACTCCAGATGCGCCTACGTCGCAAGCGGTCAAACGCTATCTGGCTGAGTTCCTGAGTGACCGCAGGGTGGTTGATACATCACCACTGCTTTGGTGGCCTTTATTACGCGGTGTTATTTTGCCGATTCGTTCGCCTCGAGTGGCTAAACTCTATCAATCAGTGTGGATGGAAGATGGCTCGCCTTTGTTGGTCTACAGCCGGCGGCAACAGCAAGCGCTGGCGGCGCGTATGCCAGATATTCCCGTCGAGTTAGGGATGAGCTACGGCTCACCAAATCTGCCAGATGCTATTGATAAACTATTAGCACAAGGGGTAACAAAGTTGGTGGTATTGCCGCTTTATCCGCAATACTCCTGCTCGACCAGTGCCGCGGTTTGGGATGCTGTTGCCCGGATTTTAAAAGGGTATCGCCGCTTACCATCAATCTCTTTTATCCGTGATTATGCCGAGCATCCTGCTTATATCTCTGCGCTAAAACAGAGCGTCGAGCATGCTTTTGCACAACATGGTAAACCTGACCGATTAGTGCTTTCTTTTCATGGTATTCCTAAGCGCTATAACCAATTAGGTGATGATTATCCGATCCGCTGTGAAGATACCAGCCGCGCGTTACGGGCAGAACTAACACTACCGCCAGAACAGGTCATGTTGACATATCAATCCCGATTTGGTCGTGAACCTTGGCTCACTCCTTATACTGACGAGACATTAAAAAGCCTACCTGCTCAGGGGGTTGAACATATTCAAGTCATTTGCCCTGGCTTCTCTGCCGATTGTCTGGAAACCTTAGAGGAGATTAAAGAGCAAAACCGAGAAATTTTCTTACATGCGGGTGGCAAGAAGTTCGAATATATCCCAGCGCTAAATGACGATGTAGGGCATATAGACCTGTTAGAACAGTTAGTTAGAGAGTGTTTGTAG
- the recR gene encoding recombination mediator RecR, protein MQTSPLLESLMEALRCLPGVGPKSAQRMAFQLLQRDRSGGMRLAQSLTRAMSEIGHCADCRTFTEQERCTICANPRRQQNGQICVVESPADIHAIEQTGQFGGRYFVLMGHLSPMDGIGPGDIGLDLLEKRLESETITEVILATNPTVEGDATANYIGQMCGQYGVLASRIAHGVPVGGELEMVDGTTLSHSLAGRHPIKY, encoded by the coding sequence ATGCAAACCAGTCCACTCCTTGAATCATTAATGGAGGCGTTGCGCTGCTTGCCGGGTGTTGGCCCGAAATCAGCGCAACGGATGGCATTCCAACTGCTACAACGTGATCGTAGCGGTGGGATGCGCCTGGCACAATCATTGACCCGAGCGATGTCCGAAATCGGCCACTGTGCTGATTGCCGTACATTTACCGAGCAAGAGCGTTGCACCATTTGCGCCAATCCCCGCCGTCAGCAAAATGGCCAAATCTGTGTGGTCGAAAGCCCTGCGGATATCCATGCAATTGAGCAAACCGGCCAGTTTGGCGGGCGCTATTTTGTACTGATGGGGCATTTATCCCCGATGGATGGTATTGGCCCTGGTGATATTGGTTTAGATTTGCTCGAAAAACGGCTTGAATCTGAAACCATTACTGAGGTTATTCTGGCAACCAACCCGACAGTTGAGGGGGATGCCACTGCCAACTATATTGGTCAGATGTGTGGTCAATATGGGGTATTAGCCAGCCGTATTGCACATGGCGTACCTGTGGGGGGGGAGCTGGAAATGGTTGATGGTACGACCCTATCTCATTCGTTAGCCGGGCGTCATCCCATTAAGTATTAA
- the htpG gene encoding molecular chaperone HtpG, with the protein MKGQETRGFQSEVKQLLHLMIHSLYSNKEIFLRELISNASDAADKLRFRALSNPELFEGDGELRVRLSFDKEKRTLTLSDNGIGMGREEVIDNLGTIAKSGTKAFLESIGSDQAKDSQLIGQFGVGFYSAFIVADKVTVRTRAAGAPADAGVFWESAGEGDYTIADITKEDRGTEITLHLREGEDEYLDDWRLRSVISKYSDHIALPVEVQSKNEEDGTITWEKINKAQALWTCNKADITDDEYKAFYKHIAHDFTDPLIWSHNRVEGKQEYTSLLYIPAQAPWDMWNRDHKHGLKLYVQRVFIMDDAEQFMPNYLRFVRGLIDSNDLPLNVSREILQDSRVTQNLRSALTKRVLQMLEKLAKDDAEKYQQFWQQFGMALKEGPAEDGSNKETIAKLLRFASTHSDSSAQTVSLEEYVSRMTEGQEKIYYITADSYAAAKNSPHLELFRKKGIEVLLLSDRIDEWMMSYLTEFEGKIFQSVSKADDSLDKLADEERPEQQEADKALAPFIERVKTLLGERVKDVRLTHRLTDTPAIVTTDADEMSTQMAKLFAAAGQQAPEVKYIFELNPEHGLVKRAADVTDDAQFAEWVELLLDQALLAERGTLDDPNQFIRRMNQLLTA; encoded by the coding sequence ATGAAAGGTCAAGAAACCCGTGGATTCCAGTCTGAAGTAAAGCAACTTCTTCATTTGATGATTCACTCGCTCTATTCTAATAAAGAAATTTTCTTGCGCGAGCTGATCTCCAATGCCTCTGATGCGGCAGATAAATTGCGTTTTCGCGCGCTGTCTAATCCTGAATTGTTTGAAGGCGACGGCGAGCTGCGTGTACGTCTATCTTTTGATAAAGAAAAACGTACTTTGACCCTAAGTGATAACGGCATCGGTATGGGCCGTGAAGAAGTGATCGATAATCTTGGTACTATCGCGAAGTCAGGGACCAAAGCATTTCTTGAATCTATTGGTTCAGATCAAGCCAAAGATAGCCAACTGATTGGTCAGTTTGGTGTCGGCTTCTATTCCGCCTTCATCGTGGCCGATAAAGTCACGGTACGCACCCGTGCTGCCGGTGCCCCAGCGGATGCTGGCGTGTTCTGGGAATCAGCAGGCGAGGGTGATTACACCATTGCTGATATCACCAAAGAAGATCGTGGTACTGAAATTACCCTGCACCTGCGCGAAGGTGAAGACGAATATCTTGATGATTGGCGTCTGCGCTCGGTTATCAGTAAATACTCAGATCACATTGCGTTGCCGGTTGAAGTGCAAAGTAAAAATGAAGAAGACGGCACTATTACCTGGGAGAAAATCAATAAAGCTCAGGCATTGTGGACCTGCAATAAAGCAGATATCACCGACGACGAATACAAAGCATTTTACAAACATATCGCCCATGATTTTACCGATCCATTAATCTGGAGCCACAACCGCGTTGAAGGTAAGCAGGAGTACACTAGCCTGCTGTATATCCCGGCGCAGGCACCTTGGGATATGTGGAATCGTGACCACAAGCATGGCTTGAAACTTTACGTTCAGCGCGTATTTATCATGGATGACGCAGAACAGTTCATGCCGAACTACCTGCGATTTGTTCGCGGCTTAATAGACTCTAATGACCTGCCGCTCAACGTCTCTCGCGAGATTCTGCAAGACAGCCGTGTGACTCAAAATCTGCGCAGTGCGTTGACCAAACGTGTGCTGCAAATGCTGGAAAAGCTGGCCAAAGACGATGCTGAGAAATATCAGCAGTTCTGGCAGCAGTTTGGCATGGCGCTGAAAGAGGGGCCGGCTGAAGACGGCAGCAATAAAGAGACCATCGCTAAATTACTGCGCTTTGCTTCAACACACAGTGACAGCTCAGCACAGACCGTCTCATTGGAGGAGTATGTCAGCCGCATGACCGAAGGGCAGGAGAAGATCTATTACATCACTGCTGACAGCTACGCGGCGGCGAAGAATAGCCCACATTTGGAACTGTTCCGCAAAAAAGGCATTGAAGTTTTACTGTTATCCGATCGTATTGATGAGTGGATGATGAGCTACTTGACTGAGTTTGAAGGTAAAATCTTCCAGTCGGTCAGTAAAGCGGATGATTCGCTAGATAAACTGGCAGATGAAGAGCGCCCAGAGCAGCAAGAAGCTGACAAAGCACTGGCGCCATTTATCGAACGCGTTAAAACCCTGCTAGGTGAGCGAGTGAAAGATGTCCGCCTGACACATCGTCTGACGGATACACCGGCGATTGTCACGACAGATGCCGATGAGATGAGCACGCAGATGGCGAAGTTATTTGCAGCTGCGGGCCAGCAGGCACCTGAAGTGAAGTACATCTTCGAACTGAACCCAGAGCATGGTTTGGTAAAACGAGCTGCTGATGTGACGGACGACGCCCAATTTGCTGAATGGGTAGAGTTATTACTGGATCAAGCGCTATTAGCTGAGCGGGGAACACTAGATGACCCTAACCAGTTTATTCGCAGAATGAATCAGTTATTAACGGCTTAA
- the adk gene encoding adenylate kinase encodes MRIILLGAPGAGKGTQAQFIMEKYGIPQISTGDMLRAAVKAGSELGLKAKEIMDAGKLVTDELVIALVKERITQDDCRDGFLLDGFPRTIPQADAMKEAGIKVDYVLEFDVPDELIVERIVGRRVHAASGRVYHVKFNPPKVEDKDDVTGDELTIRKDDQEATVRKRLIEYHQQTAPLVSYYRKEADAGNTQYYKLDGTRKVTEVSAELATILG; translated from the coding sequence ATGCGTATCATTCTGCTGGGCGCTCCGGGCGCTGGTAAGGGTACTCAGGCTCAATTCATCATGGAGAAATACGGTATTCCGCAAATCTCTACAGGTGACATGTTGCGCGCCGCTGTAAAAGCAGGTTCTGAGTTAGGTCTGAAAGCGAAAGAAATTATGGATGCGGGCAAGCTGGTCACCGATGAGCTGGTTATCGCATTGGTAAAAGAGCGCATCACACAGGACGATTGTCGTGACGGTTTCCTGTTAGACGGGTTTCCGCGTACCATTCCTCAAGCTGATGCTATGAAAGAAGCGGGCATCAAGGTTGATTATGTACTGGAATTTGATGTTCCAGATGAGCTGATTGTCGAACGCATCGTTGGCCGTCGGGTACATGCTGCTTCAGGTCGTGTTTACCACGTTAAATTCAACCCACCTAAAGTTGAAGACAAAGATGATGTGACTGGTGATGAACTGACCATTCGGAAAGATGATCAGGAAGCCACCGTACGTAAACGTCTGATTGAGTATCATCAACAAACTGCACCATTGGTCTCTTACTACCGCAAAGAGGCTGATGCGGGTAATACGCAATACTATAAACTGGACGGAACCCGTAAAGTAACAGAAGTCAGTGCTGAACTGGCGACTATTCTCGGTTAG